The window TTTTTAAATACAAGTAAAATAAATTGGGAGAAATAGGATTACCGAATTTAATGATATTGTAAAATAATAACTAACAGTAAATATTTTTTCTTGATTAGTCTCCAAAACTGCAAAGAAGACGACATTATTTAACTTTTTTACTTGCCATCTATACTAATTACTAATATGCGAAGAGGGGGAGATTTTAAAGTTACAGGGGAGCACATTTATTATCGAATGAGGATAGTTATATTGCAGGCATTTTACACGATGCAATCCAAGTAGGACAATAATTCAAAAAAAATTCTGTGGATAAATGCTAGATTAAGAATTGTATATTAGGAAGTTTTAATAAAAAAAAGCCTTCAAACCTTGAAATATCAAGGTTTGAAGGCTTTTGGGAAGGAGGGTCTCAACAAGTCTCGAACTTGCGACCCCAACCTTGTCGAATTTGTAACCCTTAAATAACCAGGTAAAACTGAATTCGATTTAGTTAAATATGTCTGATTAAATGAGGTTTACACGAGTGTAAACCTCATTTAAGTAAGATAAGATTGACACAGAAAATTAATTATGCGGACAAAAGAGTAGACAGGTGGTCTGTATCACTTTTTTATCAAACAGTATGTAACAGTTATCTTGTGCATCTATATTACTTTTAAAAGTTGTAATAATTAGTAGCGTAGTTACAAAATAAAGCAACTAAATATTAAACTCCAACTTCCTTAAGAATGCATCTTCCTTTACCGAATGGGATACATAAAGGCGTACCAAATAGAGGGTCTTTTGTAATCTGACAATCCATACCAAACACACTTTTCACTAATGGACAGCTAATAATATGCTCTGGTTTACCCTGTGCATAGATTTCCCGATCCTTAATCGCTACTATATTATCCGCATATCTGCACGCCAAATTTAAATCGTGTAGCACCATTACAATCGTTCGTTTCTCTGTTTCATTTAGTTCATACAGTAAATCGAGAATCTCAATTTGATGTGTCATATCAAGATAAGTAGTTGGCTCATCCAGTAAGATAATATCTGTATCTTGAGCTAGAGTCATGGCAATCCATGCTCTTTGACGTTGCCCTCCAGATAAAGAGTCCACTGGTCGATCCTTTAGGTCTTCAATAGCTGTTGCTTTTAAGGCCTTCGTCACTTTTTCTTCATCTTCCTCTGTCCATTGCTTTAACCATGTTTGGTAAGGGTATCTTCCTTGCTTCACTAATTGAAGTACAGTTAATCCTTCAGGAGCAACAGGAGATTGGGGAAGGATAGACATTTGCTTTGCAACATCCTTGCTAGACATTTTAGATATCGCGCTTCCATCTAGCAATACTGCTCCACTTTTAGGCTTTAATAATCGAGCGATTGAGCGAAGTAGTGTTGATTTCCCACAGCCGTTCCCACCAATGAAAACAGTAATTTCCCCTTTTGGTATTTGAAGATTTAAATCATCTATGATAATACTCTCCCCATATGATAGGGTTAAATTTTGTGTCTCAATCACTTGCTTCATTTCAATACACTCCTTATCATGGTCATATTATGCATTTCTAGTTTTAAACAGTAGATAAATAAAATAAGGTGCTCCTATTCCGGCAGTAAATACACCTGCAGGAATTTCCAATGGTGAAAACATCGTTCTCCCGATTAAATCAGCCAGCATAACCAATATACCCCCGATTAGTGCTGAAACAGGTAAAAGTGCTCCAAATGAAGAGCCTACTAACCTTCTTGCCATATGAGGAGCCATTAACCCGACAAACCCGATACCACCAGCAAATGCTACAGCCCCTCCTACAAGGGCAGTACTTATTAATAATAAGAAGAATCGTTGTCGCTGAATACGACCTCCCACTCCTGTAGCTATGTCATCTCCAAGCTCTAAAATATTAATATTCTTCGCCATAAAGAAAGCAATACCAACAAAAACAACGGTCCACGGCACTAATATAGCTACATTGCTCCAACTAGATCCATATACAGAACCGGTGATCCATATATTCGCCTGACTCGCTCTATAAATAGGTCCCATAATCATCATCAGTGTAGTTAATGCTTGCATGAGCGCTGAAACTCCTATTCCGATAAGTACTATTCTAATAGGAGATACACCGTTTTTCCATGCTAGCATGTAGACCAATAGTGCAATTACTGCAGCACCAACAAATGCCGCTAGTGGTAACCATTTAATACTTACTGTCAGAGAGTAATTTGCATCACTGAAAAAGGTTAGAAAACTAACAACAGCTACGGATGCTCCCCCTGTTATTCCTAAAATGTCGGGTGAAGCCAAAGGATTTCGAATCATCCCTTGAAGGATTCCACCTGCTACCGCTAAAGCTATCCCCACCATTAATGCAACAATAATTCTAGGCAAGCGAAAGGATTGGACTACAAGCTGTTCCATTTCGCTTCCGCCGCCAAACAGAACGTTTAAGACGGTTAGTGGGCTCAATTTCATATCACCCAAACCTGTGCTGACGATAAAAACAACACATGTTACAACTAGGAAGCTTATTAATATGAATAGGGCTTTTTTATCTAACAAAAAGGATACTTTTCCTTCTAACTTTCTAAAGCTTTTATACTGATTCATCGTGCGTTAAACCCCTTTCTCGCAATGTAGATGAAGAATGGAGTCCCTATGATAGCAGTCATTACACCTACAGGAATTTCTTGTGGCATAATTATATATCGAGCTAATATGTCTGCTACAAGTAACAAAACTCCTCCTAGAGCACCTGAAAAAGGTATAAGCCAACGATGATCAATACCAATGATATATCTAGTAACATGTGGAATCACTATTCCGATAAAGCCAATTGGTCCTGCTATAGCTACGGATCCTCCAGCTAATAGTATAACGATAATAGCAACTATAATTTTTAAAGAACCAGTATTTACACCAAGACCTTTAGCGACATCTTCTCCCATAGATAAAACATTCATTTTAGAAGCTATAATAATAGATCCTACCCAACCTACTAGTAAATATGGTAAAACATTTGTTAAGATTTCCATCTTTCTACCTTCAACTGATCCAGCGAGCCAAAACAGCACCTGCTCAAAAGCAGCTTCATTAATGACAAGAAAACCTTGCGTAAAAGAAGCAAACATAGCTGACATCGCGGCTCCAGCTAAAGTCAATTTCATAGGTGTAAGTCCATCTCTTCCTGCTGAACCAATAATATAAACAGCAATTGCTGCTACAGCTGCTCCTAAAAAGGATATCCAAGCGA is drawn from Psychrobacillus sp. INOP01 and contains these coding sequences:
- a CDS encoding iron ABC transporter permease translates to MNQYKSFRKLEGKVSFLLDKKALFILISFLVVTCVVFIVSTGLGDMKLSPLTVLNVLFGGGSEMEQLVVQSFRLPRIIVALMVGIALAVAGGILQGMIRNPLASPDILGITGGASVAVVSFLTFFSDANYSLTVSIKWLPLAAFVGAAVIALLVYMLAWKNGVSPIRIVLIGIGVSALMQALTTLMMIMGPIYRASQANIWITGSVYGSSWSNVAILVPWTVVFVGIAFFMAKNINILELGDDIATGVGGRIQRQRFFLLLISTALVGGAVAFAGGIGFVGLMAPHMARRLVGSSFGALLPVSALIGGILVMLADLIGRTMFSPLEIPAGVFTAGIGAPYFIYLLFKTRNA
- a CDS encoding iron ABC transporter permease, with the protein product MLLKTNGQKLLGLIIIVLILVLLMCASIVYGYTQTSWKMVLDAFQNNNGSNEHIVIATVRLPRALIAVAVGSSLAISGVLMQTLTKNPLASPGIFGVNAGAGFAVVVAVTLFSVSNLQAFAWISFLGAAVAAIAVYIIGSAGRDGLTPMKLTLAGAAMSAMFASFTQGFLVINEAAFEQVLFWLAGSVEGRKMEILTNVLPYLLVGWVGSIIIASKMNVLSMGEDVAKGLGVNTGSLKIIVAIIVILLAGGSVAIAGPIGFIGIVIPHVTRYIIGIDHRWLIPFSGALGGVLLLVADILARYIIMPQEIPVGVMTAIIGTPFFIYIARKGFNAR
- a CDS encoding ABC transporter ATP-binding protein, with the protein product MKQVIETQNLTLSYGESIIIDDLNLQIPKGEITVFIGGNGCGKSTLLRSIARLLKPKSGAVLLDGSAISKMSSKDVAKQMSILPQSPVAPEGLTVLQLVKQGRYPYQTWLKQWTEEDEEKVTKALKATAIEDLKDRPVDSLSGGQRQRAWIAMTLAQDTDIILLDEPTTYLDMTHQIEILDLLYELNETEKRTIVMVLHDLNLACRYADNIVAIKDREIYAQGKPEHIISCPLVKSVFGMDCQITKDPLFGTPLCIPFGKGRCILKEVGV